One genomic region from Henningerozyma blattae CBS 6284 chromosome 2, complete genome encodes:
- the TBLA0B01530 gene encoding glutathione peroxidase, translated as MTTSFYELTPKDNKGQPFPFTQLKGKVVMIVNVASKCGFTPQYKELEDLYKEYKDKDFIIIGFPCNQFGNQEPGSDTDIAKFCSLNYGVTFPVLKKIDVNGVDEDPVYTFLKDQKSGLLGFKGIKWNFQKFLISKNGEVFQRYSSLTKPKSMEDDIKKLLAESPSST; from the coding sequence aTGACTACATCATTCTATGAGTTAACTCCAAAGGATAACAAGGGTCAACCTTTCCCCTTCACTCAATTGAAAGGCAAAGTCGTCATGATCGTCAACGTCGCATCCAAATGTGGTTTCACCCCACAATATAAGGAATTGGAAGATTTATACAAGGAATACAAGGACAAagatttcattatcatcgGGTTCCCTTGTAATCAATTCGGTAATCAAGAACCAGGTTCTGATACTGATATTGCCAAGTTTTGCTCTTTGAACTATGGTGTTACTTTCCCCGTTCTCAAGAAAATCGACGTCAATGGTGTCGATGAAGATCCAGTTTATACTTTCTTAAAGGATCAAAAATCAGGTTTATTGGGTTTCAAAGGTATTAAATGgaatttccaaaaatttttgatcTCTAAAAATGGTGAAGTTTTCCAAAGATACTCTTCTTTAACAAAACCTAAATCAATGGAAGATGACATTAAAAAATTGCTTGCTG